The DNA sequence TGATCTCGCATCAGCGATGCTGGGGTTCATAAAAGGTGGACTGTCGATGGTGACCATTGGCGCCTCTATCTTTTTCGCGGAAATTTCCGGCTCTGCGGTAGCAGGCGTTTCGGCCATTGGTAGCATCATGATTCCGGCGATGAAGAAGAAGGGGTACTCCAAGGAGTATTCGGCGGCTCTTTCATCCTCTGCCGCCAGTCTGGCGATCATCCTGCCACCTTCGATCCCCATGATTCTTTATGCGGTTATGTCTGGGGAATCAGTGGTCAAGATGTTTGTTGCCGGCATTTTTCCAGGGATTCTCGGGGCCTTGGGTTTAGCCGCCATGTGCTACTACTTGGCTAAAAAGAACAACTTTCCATCGGAAGGAAAGTTCCGGGCAGGAAAACTCTGGGAAGCATTCAAAAGCTCCATCTGGGCGTTGTCGATTCCGGTAATTATTCTTGGAGGGATTTTCGGTGGCATTGTAACCGCGACAGAAGGTGCCGCACTGGCGGTCGTTGTTGCCATTTTCATCAGTGCTTTCGTATACCGGGAGTTCACCTTCAAAACTTTCTATAAGGCATGCCTTGATGCAGGTATACAAACTGCAGTGGTCATGCTCCTTGTTGCAAGCTCGGCCGTAGTTGGCCTCTATTTGACCGAGACGCAGCTTCCACAGCAGTTGGCCACCTCAATCAGCGAATGGACCAGCAACAAGTATGTAATCCTGGCGTTGTTGAACGTGATCTTCCTGATACTTGGGGTCTTTCTGCACTCAGCCGCTGCGATAATTCTGGTTGTGCCGATTGTATTGCCGCTGGTTCTTGCGGTTGGCATCGACCCCATTCACTTCGGTTTGATCGTCACGCTTAATTTGGCAATCGGGCAACAAACACCGCCGGTAGCCAGCGTTCTGATCGCTTCCTGCTCGATAGCCAAGTCGGATATTTGGGCAACCAGCCGAACCAATCTCTGGTTCCTCGGCGTGCTCTTCGCAATCCTGATCATGAACACTTACATCCCGGCCGTTGCGATGTCGCTGGTCAACTTTGTGTATGGCAGTTGATAGGCGCTGATGTTTCCAGCCTTCTGCTACCAATACCTGGCGGCAACGAACCGAAGGAATGAGAGAGATGAGTGATCAGAACCAGGGCACCGTTGAATGCCATATCGATCAAGGCGTGGCTTGGGTCGGATTCAATCGCCCCGAAAGCCGCAATGCCATGACCTGGCATATGTACGAATCGCTGGCAGCTATATGCCAACAAGTAGATGCTGACCCGGCGGTGAATGCGGTGATATTCCATGGCCGCGGGGGCGATGCCTTTGTCGCCGGTACGGATATCAAGCAGTTCACCGGTTTCGATGGCGAGCAGGGTGTTGCATATGAGCGCCGTATCGATAGCGCCATCGCCGGCCTGGAAACCATGCGCAAACCTACCATTGCCATGCTCGAAGGGTTCTGTGTCGGTGGTGGCGCGGCCATTGCCTTGGCCTGTGATTTTCGCTACTGCACGCCGTCATTGAAGTTCGGCGTTCCGATTGCCAGGACGCTAGGCAACTGCCTGTCCGTGACCAATGTTTCACGCTTGATGGACTTGATAGGCGTCGCGCGCACCAAGGAAGTGCTCATGGCCGCGAAGTTCATCGAGGCACCCGAAGCAGCCTTGATCGGTTTGGTCAACGAAATCTTCGACGCGGACGCTATCAGGCAGGAAGTCAACAACCGAGCGCAGGCATTCGCCAGTCGAGCTCCGCTGACGGTTCAAGCATCGAAAGAGGTCATCAATCGCGTGCTCGCACATCGACGTGCGGCCGCAGATGCCAGTGACGACTGGGTGCGGGCCTGTTACGGCAGCCAGGATTTCAAGGCAGCGGTCGGCAAGTTCGTTCACAAGACATCCTTTGAATGGACCGGGCGATAGCCTTCCGATCAATTTCCGGCAGTGAGGAATTCCATGCTCCCGTTGAACAATATAAAAATACTCGATGTATCCCAGATCATGGCCGGGCCATACTGCACCATGGTTTTGGGAGACATGGGCGCAGAAGTCATCAAGGTTGAGAAGGCCAACGGCGGCGATGACAGCCGGCAAATGGGCCCATACGTTAATGACGAATCCACCTGTTTCTCCCAGATCAACCGGAACAAGAAGAGCATTTCGCTGAACTTGAAGGATCAGCGGGCCAAGGACGTGTTTTACCGACTGGCCAATGAGGCCGATGTAATCGTGGAGAACTACCGCCCCGGCGTGACTCAGTCTCTGCAAATCGATTACGAGACCATCAAAAAGCTCAATCCGGGCATCATTTACTGCTCCATTTCCGGCTATGGGCAGACCGGCCCATACAGCAACAAGGGTGGTTTCGATCTGGTTGCGCAGGGCATGAGCGGCCTCATGTCGATGACTGGCGAGCCGGGTCGACGCCCTGTAAAAACAGGTATTGCGGTATATGACATAGGCGCGGGGATCACTGCGGTCTATTCCATTCTCGCGGCATACATTCACAAGATGAACACCGGAGAAGGGCAACATATCGATATCGCCATCACCGAATGCGGCTTGCCGTGGTTCAGCTGGGAGGCAGCCGCCTATTTCTCGGAGGGGAGGGTACCGGAGCCAACAGGGTGGCGACACCGAGTCTCCGCGCCTTATCAGGCATTCAAGACCCAAGACGGCTTTCTTATGCTCGGTTGTGCCAACCAGCGGACCTGGGAGCGCTTTTGCCTCGATGTCATAGCACGCCCCGAGCTGATCGATGATCCGCGCTTTGCAACGAATAGTGACCGCGGGCGCAATGTTGAAGTGCTCGAAGCCGTTATCGAAGACATCCTGACCCAACAGAACATGGACCACTGGCTTGAGCTTTGTGATGTGGCTGGCGTCCCGGCAGGCCCGATCAATAACTTCGCCCAAGCCATGGAAGACGAACATTTTCTCGCCCGGGGCATGGTTCAGGAGGTCGATCATCCGGTGATCGGCAAAATGAAAACGATTGGTTTCCCGGCAAAGTTCTCCCGCACGCCTCTGCAGATTCGTCGGCCGGCACCGCTTTTTGCCCAGCATACAGACGAGATCCTTCGCGGCATTGGTATCAGCGAGGAGGAAGTGGGCCGATTAAGGGGGGAGGGTTGCATCAGGTAAGCGTGGATTTTTGTTATTTAACGATGAATTCAAAACGCAAAATACAAAAATAACCAATAGCGAAAGGCTACGGAGATATCCCATGTTGAAGCTCGATTTTCATCCATCTGGCCGCCATTTCCTCCAAATTCCCGGCCCTTCTCCTGTACCGGATCGCATCCTGCGTGCCATGAGCCTGCCGACTATCGACCACCGTGGTCCTGAATTCGGCGCGTTGGGGCTGGAGATACTGGGCAAGATTCAGAAGATTTTCAAAACGGTGCATCCCGTTGTCATTTATCCCGCTTCAGGCACAGGCGCTTGGGAAGCGGCGCTGGTGAATACGCTGTCAGCCGGTGACAAAGTGCTGATGTTCGAGACCGGCCACTTCGCCACGCTATGGGAGAAGATGGCGCGTCGCTTGGGCGTGGAACCGGAGTTTCTCGGGTTGCCAGGGTATGAGGGTTGGCGCGCTGGAGTGCAGGCCGACATGATCGAACGGCGCCTGAGGGAGGACACCGGACACAGCATCAAAGCGGTTTGCGTCGTTCACAACGAGACCTCCACTGGCG is a window from the Pseudomonas sp. MTM4 genome containing:
- a CDS encoding TRAP transporter large permease, translating into MTILYMFLGLVVLILINVPIAVALGLIGAAATFATYGVSALPNIGMVMFDGATSFPLIAIPLFILAGAIMNASSISRRLIDLASAMLGFIKGGLSMVTIGASIFFAEISGSAVAGVSAIGSIMIPAMKKKGYSKEYSAALSSSAASLAIILPPSIPMILYAVMSGESVVKMFVAGIFPGILGALGLAAMCYYLAKKNNFPSEGKFRAGKLWEAFKSSIWALSIPVIILGGIFGGIVTATEGAALAVVVAIFISAFVYREFTFKTFYKACLDAGIQTAVVMLLVASSAVVGLYLTETQLPQQLATSISEWTSNKYVILALLNVIFLILGVFLHSAAAIILVVPIVLPLVLAVGIDPIHFGLIVTLNLAIGQQTPPVASVLIASCSIAKSDIWATSRTNLWFLGVLFAILIMNTYIPAVAMSLVNFVYGS
- a CDS encoding enoyl-CoA hydratase/isomerase family protein; the encoded protein is MSDQNQGTVECHIDQGVAWVGFNRPESRNAMTWHMYESLAAICQQVDADPAVNAVIFHGRGGDAFVAGTDIKQFTGFDGEQGVAYERRIDSAIAGLETMRKPTIAMLEGFCVGGGAAIALACDFRYCTPSLKFGVPIARTLGNCLSVTNVSRLMDLIGVARTKEVLMAAKFIEAPEAALIGLVNEIFDADAIRQEVNNRAQAFASRAPLTVQASKEVINRVLAHRRAAADASDDWVRACYGSQDFKAAVGKFVHKTSFEWTGR
- a CDS encoding CaiB/BaiF CoA-transferase family protein, which encodes MLPLNNIKILDVSQIMAGPYCTMVLGDMGAEVIKVEKANGGDDSRQMGPYVNDESTCFSQINRNKKSISLNLKDQRAKDVFYRLANEADVIVENYRPGVTQSLQIDYETIKKLNPGIIYCSISGYGQTGPYSNKGGFDLVAQGMSGLMSMTGEPGRRPVKTGIAVYDIGAGITAVYSILAAYIHKMNTGEGQHIDIAITECGLPWFSWEAAAYFSEGRVPEPTGWRHRVSAPYQAFKTQDGFLMLGCANQRTWERFCLDVIARPELIDDPRFATNSDRGRNVEVLEAVIEDILTQQNMDHWLELCDVAGVPAGPINNFAQAMEDEHFLARGMVQEVDHPVIGKMKTIGFPAKFSRTPLQIRRPAPLFAQHTDEILRGIGISEEEVGRLRGEGCIR